Proteins encoded by one window of Synechococcus sp. MVIR-18-1:
- a CDS encoding allophycocyanin subunit beta-18, producing MRDAITGLIGRYDQLGRYFDRSAIDRIEGYFGQAELRLKAVELINREATELVREASQRLFVGDPELLLPGGNAYTTRRLSACLRDMDYFLRYASYALIADDSTILNERVLNGLDDTYKSLGVPTGPTVRSMILLADVLCERMVAEGSSPSDCLMLRKPFDHLASGLSANDISQR from the coding sequence ATGCGTGATGCCATCACCGGGTTGATCGGCCGTTATGACCAGTTGGGTCGCTATTTCGATCGATCGGCCATCGATCGGATTGAGGGTTATTTCGGTCAAGCCGAGCTGCGACTCAAGGCCGTTGAACTGATTAATCGCGAAGCGACTGAGCTCGTACGAGAAGCCAGTCAAAGATTGTTTGTTGGAGATCCTGAGCTTTTATTGCCCGGTGGTAACGCCTACACCACCCGCAGGCTTTCAGCTTGCTTGCGTGACATGGATTATTTCCTGCGTTACGCGAGCTATGCCCTAATTGCCGATGACAGCACGATCCTGAATGAACGGGTTCTTAACGGCTTGGACGACACTTACAAGAGCCTTGGTGTTCCGACCGGACCCACGGTTCGCAGCATGATTCTTTTGGCAGATGTCCTCTGCGAGCGCATGGTGGCTGAAGGATCAAGTCCCAGCGACTGCTTGATGCTTCGCAAGCCCTTCGATCATCTGGCATCTGGTCTTTCTGCAAACGACATCAGTCAGCGCTAA
- the glnA gene encoding type I glutamate--ammonia ligase has protein sequence MAKTAQDVLRQIKDEGIELIDLKFSDLHGKWQHLTVCSDMLGEDEFREGLAFDGSSIRGWKAINESDMSMVPDPSTAWIDPFYRHKTLSMICSIQDPRTHQPFDRCPRALAQKALVYLANTGLADKAFFGPEPEFFLFDDVRYNSSEGGCFYSVDTIEAGWNSGRVEEGGNLAYKIQTKEGYFPVAPNDTAQDIRSEMLLMMAQLGIKTEKHHHEVAGAGQHELGMVYEELIKAADNVMTYKYVVRNVAKKYGKSATFMPKPVFNDNGTGMHVHQSLWKGELPLFFGEGTYADLSQTARWYIGGILKHAPSFLAFTNPTTNSYKRLVPGFEAPVNLVYSEGNRSAAVRIPLTGPNPKAKRLEFRSGDALANPYLAFAAMMMAGIDGIKNQIDPGDGFDGDLFELPAEQLKNIATVPASLNGALEALNADHHYLMEGGVFSKDFIDNWINLKYEEVQQLRQRPHPHEFTMYYDA, from the coding sequence ATGGCTAAAACTGCTCAGGACGTGCTTCGTCAGATCAAGGACGAAGGAATCGAGCTGATCGACCTCAAATTTTCCGATCTGCATGGCAAGTGGCAACACCTAACGGTGTGTTCCGACATGCTTGGCGAAGATGAGTTTCGGGAAGGCTTGGCCTTTGACGGCTCTTCGATTCGCGGCTGGAAGGCGATCAACGAGTCGGATATGTCCATGGTTCCAGACCCTTCCACGGCCTGGATTGATCCGTTTTATCGGCATAAAACTCTGAGCATGATCTGCTCGATTCAAGATCCACGTACTCATCAACCATTTGACCGTTGCCCGCGGGCTTTAGCTCAGAAAGCATTGGTTTATCTCGCCAATACAGGTCTTGCAGACAAGGCATTTTTCGGCCCCGAGCCCGAATTCTTTCTGTTCGATGATGTTCGCTACAACTCAAGCGAAGGCGGATGTTTCTACAGCGTTGACACCATCGAGGCTGGCTGGAACTCCGGAAGGGTAGAAGAAGGTGGCAACCTCGCTTATAAAATCCAAACCAAGGAGGGTTATTTTCCTGTTGCACCAAACGACACAGCTCAGGATATCCGCTCTGAGATGTTGTTAATGATGGCTCAATTGGGGATCAAAACTGAGAAGCACCACCATGAAGTGGCTGGCGCCGGTCAACACGAATTGGGAATGGTGTACGAGGAGCTTATTAAGGCTGCCGATAACGTGATGACCTACAAATACGTTGTTCGCAACGTGGCCAAAAAGTACGGCAAATCGGCAACGTTCATGCCCAAACCTGTCTTTAACGACAATGGCACTGGCATGCATGTGCACCAAAGCCTTTGGAAAGGAGAGCTCCCCTTGTTTTTCGGTGAAGGCACCTACGCAGATCTGTCCCAGACAGCCCGTTGGTATATCGGGGGCATTTTGAAGCATGCCCCAAGCTTCTTGGCCTTCACCAATCCCACCACCAATAGCTATAAGCGTCTGGTTCCCGGCTTCGAAGCACCTGTGAATTTGGTGTACTCGGAAGGCAACCGATCTGCTGCAGTTCGGATCCCCCTCACCGGCCCCAATCCAAAAGCCAAGCGCTTGGAATTCCGCTCCGGTGATGCTTTAGCGAATCCCTATCTGGCCTTTGCGGCGATGATGATGGCTGGGATCGATGGCATTAAGAACCAGATTGATCCTGGTGATGGCTTCGATGGTGACCTCTTCGAACTCCCAGCCGAACAGCTGAAGAACATTGCCACCGTTCCTGCATCACTGAACGGAGCCTTGGAAGCTTTGAACGCTGATCACCACTACCTCATGGAAGGTGGGGTGTTCAGCAAAGACTTCATCGACAACTGGATCAATCTCAAATACGAAGAGGTTCAGCAGTTGCGTCAGCGGCCCCATCCCCACGAGTTCACCATGTACTACGACGCCTGA
- a CDS encoding SET domain-containing protein-lysine N-methyltransferase, giving the protein MTIDKNKVDHWNRILSIGYELKVTPGRGDGVFSTKSFSIGDIVMVGVIEKTLTANHSHASQVSASLHVQHAGLISKVNHSCNPSCGISVNASGAHDFIAFRGIEQGEEITFDYAMRNYSIDYFPDPCLCGEVTCRVHVNGWKGLSIEKRGEYEGFVAPYLLQMSDKISLAT; this is encoded by the coding sequence ATGACAATTGACAAGAATAAGGTTGATCATTGGAATCGTATTTTGTCAATAGGGTATGAATTGAAGGTCACTCCAGGTAGAGGAGATGGTGTTTTTTCTACCAAATCCTTCTCAATTGGAGACATCGTGATGGTTGGAGTTATCGAAAAAACTCTTACCGCAAACCACTCTCATGCTTCACAAGTATCAGCCTCACTGCATGTTCAGCATGCAGGCTTAATCAGCAAGGTTAATCACTCATGCAATCCATCATGTGGCATTTCAGTCAATGCATCTGGTGCTCATGATTTTATTGCCTTTAGAGGTATTGAGCAGGGTGAAGAAATTACTTTTGACTATGCAATGCGAAATTATTCAATTGATTATTTTCCCGATCCCTGTTTGTGTGGAGAAGTAACTTGCAGAGTGCATGTCAATGGCTGGAAGGGATTATCCATTGAAAAAAGAGGTGAGTACGAGGGCTTTGTCGCTCCCTACCTTTTGCAGATGAGCGATAAAATTTCTTTGGCTACTTAA
- a CDS encoding class I SAM-dependent methyltransferase: MASSLTEIAYRTIQQGRGLAGLVHKELSTKAMELLAPDVVPSTEPVPDALLNELRRSLSALQDIDWQESEQGLYPKSLLFDIPWLEWAERYPRVWLDLPSNWARRRSRNVQDIPETHDKELYPDYYLQNFHHQTDGYLSDHSAELYDLQVDILFNGSADSMRRRLIAPLKRGLKRFSDRPEASLRILDVATGTGRTLHQIRAALPKASLFGLDLSESYLRQANRWLNKGSDSLVQLLQGNGESMPFGDESMQAVTCVFLMHELPAEARQAVLNDAYRLLEPGGVLVLADSIQLKDSPQYSVAMDNFRRIFHEPFYRDFISDDIESRLSHAGFTGISAESHFMVRVWTANKP; the protein is encoded by the coding sequence ATGGCGTCGAGCCTGACTGAAATTGCTTACCGCACCATCCAGCAGGGCCGGGGCCTGGCAGGACTTGTTCATAAGGAGCTGAGCACCAAAGCCATGGAGCTGTTGGCACCCGATGTTGTGCCAAGCACAGAGCCTGTTCCCGACGCGTTGTTGAACGAGCTCCGGCGCTCATTAAGCGCTCTTCAGGACATCGATTGGCAGGAGTCTGAACAAGGGCTCTATCCCAAATCCCTGCTATTCGATATTCCTTGGCTGGAGTGGGCCGAACGTTACCCACGCGTTTGGCTTGACCTTCCCTCAAATTGGGCCAGGCGAAGATCTCGAAACGTCCAAGACATCCCTGAAACACACGATAAAGAGCTGTATCCCGACTACTACTTACAAAATTTCCATCATCAAACTGATGGTTATCTCAGTGACCACTCTGCTGAGCTCTACGACCTACAAGTCGACATTTTGTTCAACGGCTCCGCAGACTCGATGCGCCGGAGGCTGATCGCTCCCTTGAAACGTGGCTTGAAGCGCTTTAGTGATCGCCCTGAAGCCAGCCTTCGCATCCTTGATGTCGCGACAGGAACAGGTCGGACGCTCCACCAGATCCGAGCTGCTCTCCCGAAAGCCTCACTGTTTGGGCTTGATCTCTCTGAGTCCTATTTGCGTCAAGCCAATCGATGGCTGAACAAAGGAAGCGACAGCCTTGTGCAACTGCTGCAAGGCAATGGTGAATCCATGCCTTTTGGTGATGAAAGCATGCAGGCCGTGACCTGCGTGTTCCTGATGCATGAGCTTCCAGCTGAAGCGCGTCAGGCTGTTCTCAATGATGCCTATCGATTGCTAGAGCCCGGTGGAGTTCTTGTTCTTGCCGATTCGATTCAACTCAAAGATTCACCGCAGTACAGCGTTGCGATGGATAACTTCCGCCGGATCTTTCATGAGCCCTTCTACCGAGATTTCATTTCAGATGACATCGAATCACGCCTCAGTCATGCTGGCTTCACAGGGATTTCAGCTGAATCTCATTTCATGGTGAGGGTTTGGACGGCCAACAAGCCTTGA
- a CDS encoding copper-binding protein produces the protein MINPFHVRWLQGWTFQLVLMEGKVQVEANGFGICIRTALLHGETPQDAADRLVLQEDKRRHALHQSWLKGQAVPAHSCESHDSPETTTTVPDSLVIVHHKSLVC, from the coding sequence ATGATCAACCCCTTTCATGTCCGCTGGCTTCAAGGCTGGACATTCCAGTTGGTCCTTATGGAAGGAAAAGTGCAGGTGGAGGCGAATGGTTTTGGAATCTGTATCCGTACAGCCCTCTTGCATGGCGAAACACCTCAGGATGCTGCCGATCGACTCGTTCTCCAAGAAGACAAGCGGCGCCACGCACTGCATCAATCTTGGTTAAAAGGTCAAGCCGTTCCAGCTCATTCCTGTGAATCGCATGATTCCCCTGAAACGACGACTACCGTGCCTGATTCGCTTGTGATTGTGCATCACAAGTCTCTCGTTTGTTAA
- a CDS encoding DUF6439 family protein, whose amino-acid sequence MSTAESRWPEAAPELAKDLHQCLSLGDRDWHRLKTDADRRSAELMAAALSQLIQGGERHDVEELTEQALRWIRRELKDPGCPHR is encoded by the coding sequence ATGTCAACGGCTGAATCGCGCTGGCCAGAAGCTGCACCTGAACTCGCTAAAGACCTTCATCAATGCTTGAGTCTTGGCGATCGTGACTGGCATCGTTTGAAGACCGATGCCGACCGTCGAAGCGCTGAACTGATGGCTGCTGCTCTGTCGCAACTCATCCAGGGTGGAGAGCGTCACGATGTTGAGGAACTCACAGAGCAAGCACTCCGCTGGATCAGACGGGAACTGAAAGATCCTGGCTGTCCGCACCGTTGA
- a CDS encoding ATP-binding protein — protein sequence MSSRLGSTSGSFGFNLTPSFPRTRWADFILPSTLQLSPLLELLLDPVDCVETTGRLQLGLQEALVNAVRHGNSGDPKKCLRVRRILTPQWMIWQIQDEGEGIPSDARFGELPECIEANQGRGLFLIYQCFDDVRWSRRGNRVQLASRRPDSRVASLNGADSQDLSVPV from the coding sequence ATGTCATCACGGCTTGGATCGACTTCAGGGTCGTTCGGTTTCAACCTCACCCCCTCGTTCCCACGAACGCGCTGGGCTGATTTCATTCTTCCTTCAACGCTCCAACTCTCTCCGTTGTTGGAGTTGCTTCTCGACCCCGTTGATTGTGTTGAGACAACGGGTCGACTTCAGCTCGGTCTTCAGGAAGCGCTTGTTAACGCTGTTCGTCATGGGAACTCAGGCGATCCCAAAAAGTGTTTACGTGTGCGTCGGATTCTCACCCCTCAATGGATGATTTGGCAGATCCAGGATGAGGGTGAAGGGATTCCCTCCGATGCCCGTTTCGGCGAACTTCCTGAGTGCATCGAAGCGAATCAAGGCCGTGGGCTGTTTTTGATTTATCAGTGTTTTGATGATGTGCGCTGGAGTCGCCGCGGGAATCGTGTCCAGTTGGCAAGCCGCAGGCCCGACTCTCGAGTGGCGTCCCTCAACGGTGCGGACAGCCAGGATCTTTCAGTTCCCGTCTGA
- a CDS encoding GUN4 domain-containing protein — MLSGLSSSSDLSVDQLLEKFSSGSLRQKRSLIPAVEKAADQFAAMGAAALASFDREGDDWAAGWILQTLHRHQPSALSSLLDASGGWFVTGSESDLDYSPLQQALLEERFEEADRLTSAFLRQLAGEQAELRGYVYFSEVLSMRGLDLVTLDRLWIAYSQGRFGFTVQARLLATLNGRYDKLWPRIGWKKEGVWTRYPKAFDWSLKAPEGHMPLVNQLRGIRLIDALLNHPSLVARQ, encoded by the coding sequence ATGCTTTCTGGTCTTTCTTCTTCCTCCGATCTCAGCGTCGACCAGCTCCTAGAGAAATTCTCCAGTGGCTCGTTACGACAAAAACGCTCCTTGATCCCAGCAGTCGAGAAAGCGGCTGATCAGTTTGCTGCCATGGGTGCGGCTGCGCTGGCCTCCTTCGATCGAGAAGGAGACGACTGGGCTGCGGGTTGGATTTTGCAGACCCTGCATCGCCATCAACCCTCGGCCCTGAGCTCTCTTCTTGATGCTTCAGGGGGATGGTTTGTCACCGGTTCGGAATCCGATCTCGACTACTCACCTCTTCAGCAGGCTCTTCTCGAAGAACGTTTTGAAGAGGCTGATCGCCTTACGAGTGCCTTTCTTCGCCAGCTTGCCGGTGAGCAGGCTGAACTGCGAGGTTATGTCTACTTCAGCGAAGTGTTATCCATGAGAGGTCTGGATCTCGTCACGCTGGATCGTCTCTGGATCGCTTACTCCCAAGGTCGATTTGGTTTCACAGTGCAGGCCCGTTTGCTGGCCACTCTCAATGGTCGTTACGACAAGCTTTGGCCTCGGATTGGCTGGAAAAAAGAAGGAGTCTGGACGCGTTATCCGAAGGCTTTTGATTGGTCCTTGAAGGCTCCAGAGGGCCATATGCCTCTGGTCAACCAGCTTCGAGGCATTCGACTGATCGATGCATTGCTCAACCATCCGTCCCTGGTTGCTCGTCAATGA
- the mnmH gene encoding tRNA 2-selenouridine(34) synthase MnmH codes for MSGMGSTNVSGIDQFRTASGTLVDVRTPSEFEQGHWPGAINIPLFDDEQRAVVGRTYKQKGRKQAIELGLSFTGPALVDLSKALTKAAGGPDQPLRLYCWRGGMRSNSMAWLAALKDHPTLVLEGGYKVYRRWVLEQFERRWPVQLLGGRTGTGKTDLLIALQALNVAVVDLEGLAHHRGSSFGGLGQPNQPSSEHYENKLAEALDGYRKRQAPQIWLEAESSSVGCCRIPKALFEQMQQAPVLEIRRTLEERIDQLVEVYGCQDSDQLQQATERIQRRLGPQRTQAALEAIKDQRWHDACSAMLDYYDRCYDHELKQARETSNLDLSGRNPQDAAIELLNTGRVLPIDAP; via the coding sequence ATGTCAGGGATGGGATCCACAAACGTGAGCGGTATCGATCAGTTTCGGACAGCGAGTGGAACGTTGGTTGATGTGCGCACTCCATCGGAATTTGAACAGGGCCATTGGCCAGGCGCGATCAACATCCCGCTATTTGACGATGAACAGAGAGCCGTCGTGGGTCGCACCTACAAGCAAAAGGGCCGGAAACAAGCCATAGAGCTGGGTCTGAGCTTTACCGGTCCAGCCCTTGTCGATCTTTCCAAAGCGCTTACAAAAGCAGCAGGAGGCCCCGACCAGCCGCTTCGGCTGTACTGCTGGCGTGGAGGAATGCGCTCCAACAGCATGGCCTGGCTTGCCGCTCTCAAAGACCATCCCACCCTTGTGCTCGAAGGCGGATACAAGGTGTATCGCCGCTGGGTACTCGAGCAATTTGAACGCCGGTGGCCCGTCCAGCTACTTGGCGGAAGAACGGGCACGGGAAAGACAGATCTCCTGATCGCTTTGCAAGCTTTAAATGTGGCTGTGGTGGATTTGGAGGGTTTAGCTCATCACCGTGGAAGCAGCTTCGGTGGTCTTGGTCAACCCAACCAGCCCAGCAGTGAGCATTACGAAAACAAACTTGCTGAAGCCTTAGATGGCTATCGGAAACGACAAGCCCCACAAATTTGGCTGGAAGCCGAGAGCTCTTCGGTGGGCTGCTGTCGCATTCCAAAAGCACTGTTCGAACAGATGCAACAGGCACCGGTCCTCGAAATTCGCCGCACTCTGGAAGAGCGCATCGATCAGCTCGTGGAGGTGTACGGCTGCCAAGACTCCGATCAGCTGCAACAGGCCACAGAACGCATCCAGCGCAGGCTCGGCCCACAAAGAACTCAGGCAGCCCTAGAGGCAATCAAAGATCAGCGCTGGCACGATGCTTGCAGCGCAATGCTCGACTACTACGACCGCTGCTACGACCACGAGCTGAAACAAGCCCGAGAAACGTCCAATCTTGATCTCAGTGGCCGCAATCCACAGGATGCGGCAATCGAACTGCTGAACACCGGGCGCGTTCTACCGATCGATGCCCCTTAA
- the psb28 gene encoding photosystem II reaction center protein Psb28 produces the protein MADGSKAVIQFLRGVDEPVVPDIRVTRSRDGRTGQAIFVFEQPEALAPEVMEAITGMFMLDEEGTLVTREVNGKFVNGKASALEATYTWKSEQDFERFMRFAQRYADSSGLGYSQDSGEAAESDNANG, from the coding sequence ATGGCAGACGGAAGCAAGGCAGTGATCCAGTTCCTTCGTGGTGTGGATGAGCCCGTTGTTCCTGATATCCGCGTGACACGCAGTCGTGACGGACGTACTGGACAAGCGATCTTCGTCTTTGAACAACCCGAGGCCCTGGCTCCTGAAGTCATGGAAGCGATCACAGGCATGTTCATGCTCGACGAAGAGGGCACGCTCGTCACGCGAGAGGTCAATGGCAAGTTTGTGAACGGCAAAGCAAGCGCCTTGGAAGCCACCTACACCTGGAAGAGTGAGCAGGATTTTGAGCGTTTCATGCGCTTTGCTCAGAGATATGCCGATTCCTCAGGTCTTGGTTATTCCCAGGATTCAGGCGAAGCTGCAGAGAGTGACAACGCAAACGGGTGA
- a CDS encoding AI-2E family transporter: protein MKLQHWLGLCAVLATGLLLWSLREVLIHLFAAIVLAMALCTLVGALRQRWNIPRPLALLACVFGLVVMVAVGLTVIVPPFTSQFQQLILQLPSAAKALKELLLQAFSSVSSMVYGSGSSSNWSELLFPKGLADSPGGPAIASGVTGGFLSLLGLAGNVGSGLLQLLFVVAVTLMVAVQPHSYKNVGIQMLPSFYRRRARVILNMCGDALSSWMIGVLISSVCVAVLAGIGLSLLGVKLVMANALLAGLLNVIPNVGPTLSTIFPMSVALLDAPWKALAVLGLYIVIQNLESYVITPSVMQRQVNLLPGLTLAAQFVFTVLFGPLGLLLALPLAVVLQVLIREVVVHDLLDPWKKQKLAS from the coding sequence GTGAAGCTTCAACACTGGCTAGGACTTTGCGCCGTTCTGGCAACAGGTCTGCTGCTTTGGAGTCTGCGTGAAGTCCTAATCCACTTATTCGCGGCCATTGTTTTGGCAATGGCGCTGTGCACCCTTGTTGGAGCCCTGCGTCAACGCTGGAATATTCCCAGGCCTCTGGCTCTTTTGGCCTGTGTTTTCGGGCTCGTGGTGATGGTGGCGGTTGGCTTAACCGTGATCGTGCCGCCCTTTACGAGCCAGTTTCAACAATTAATTCTTCAGCTGCCATCGGCGGCAAAAGCCTTGAAAGAACTGCTTTTGCAGGCTTTTTCATCGGTGAGCTCAATGGTTTACGGCAGTGGGAGTTCTAGTAATTGGAGCGAACTACTCTTTCCCAAAGGTTTGGCGGATAGTCCAGGCGGGCCTGCGATTGCCTCAGGCGTGACTGGAGGATTTCTCAGCCTTCTTGGCTTGGCAGGCAATGTTGGCAGTGGTCTGCTGCAGCTTCTCTTCGTCGTTGCCGTCACCTTGATGGTGGCGGTCCAACCCCATTCGTACAAGAACGTTGGCATTCAGATGTTGCCGTCCTTCTATCGAAGACGAGCTCGCGTCATCCTCAACATGTGCGGCGATGCCCTCAGCAGCTGGATGATCGGCGTGTTGATCAGTTCGGTTTGCGTCGCTGTTTTGGCGGGCATCGGGCTTTCACTCTTGGGAGTGAAGCTCGTGATGGCCAATGCATTGCTTGCGGGATTGCTCAACGTGATTCCCAATGTGGGTCCCACGCTGAGCACGATTTTTCCGATGTCCGTTGCTCTCCTCGATGCTCCTTGGAAAGCATTGGCTGTCTTGGGGCTCTACATCGTGATTCAAAACCTTGAGAGCTACGTCATCACGCCTTCGGTGATGCAGCGCCAGGTCAATTTGCTTCCAGGACTCACCCTTGCTGCTCAATTTGTATTCACCGTTCTGTTCGGTCCGCTTGGCTTGTTGCTCGCTCTGCCCTTGGCGGTTGTCTTGCAGGTGCTCATCCGCGAAGTCGTCGTTCACGATCTTCTTGACCCCTGGAAGAAGCAAAAACTGGCCTCATGA
- a CDS encoding AI-2E family transporter, producing MNARTLLIALTSILLTLLLWQLRWVLLILFGAIVLAVTLDVPIQKLMQRFRLKRPVALLLVLVTLFLGGTLVVQLLLPELLGQFEQLTALLPNLIDKIKSIIATQPSLADLNISPSESLSWTGIQPVGAQLLGYAGGAANGLIQVLLMSLLAILLALDPNSHRQMLIAVSPRPARAQVTELLDRCREALGGWLAGMTISATAVFVLTWTGLAVLGVPLALLSGLVCGLLTFVPTIGPTAATLVPMGIALLISPTLMVQVLVLRLALQNLEAFVVTPVLLSRTVNLLPTVALTAQLSLGALLGLPGVLLALPLVVVLQVIMQQVVIRQIMDRWELSPVLPSRAAELESSSITVENR from the coding sequence ATGAACGCACGCACCCTGCTGATTGCCCTCACATCCATTCTGCTCACCCTGCTGCTATGGCAGCTGCGCTGGGTGCTGCTGATTCTGTTCGGAGCCATCGTATTGGCCGTAACCCTCGACGTTCCGATTCAGAAGTTGATGCAACGCTTCAGGCTCAAACGGCCCGTTGCGCTGTTGCTGGTTCTGGTGACCCTGTTCCTCGGTGGAACCTTGGTGGTTCAACTTCTCCTACCTGAACTGCTGGGTCAATTCGAACAACTCACTGCGCTATTGCCCAATTTGATCGACAAAATCAAGTCGATCATCGCCACGCAACCAAGCCTGGCAGACCTCAACATCAGTCCCTCTGAATCGCTGAGCTGGACAGGGATTCAGCCCGTTGGGGCACAGCTACTTGGTTATGCCGGTGGTGCGGCCAACGGCTTGATTCAAGTGCTCCTAATGAGTCTGCTGGCGATTCTGCTCGCGCTGGATCCCAATTCTCATCGGCAGATGCTGATCGCCGTGAGTCCACGCCCTGCACGGGCTCAGGTCACGGAATTGCTGGATCGCTGCCGTGAAGCTCTCGGTGGATGGCTTGCCGGCATGACCATTTCAGCGACCGCGGTGTTTGTCCTCACCTGGACAGGGCTCGCCGTTCTTGGTGTGCCTTTGGCCCTGCTCAGCGGCCTGGTGTGTGGCTTGCTCACCTTTGTCCCCACGATTGGGCCTACAGCCGCGACCCTTGTGCCGATGGGGATTGCCCTGCTGATCTCCCCAACCCTGATGGTGCAGGTGCTGGTCTTGCGACTTGCACTGCAAAACCTAGAAGCTTTTGTCGTAACGCCTGTGCTGCTGAGCCGGACGGTGAATCTCTTGCCAACGGTGGCACTGACCGCCCAGCTCAGTCTGGGAGCCCTGCTCGGGCTGCCAGGCGTCCTGCTCGCGTTACCGCTGGTCGTGGTGCTTCAAGTGATCATGCAGCAAGTTGTGATCAGGCAGATCATGGATCGCTGGGAGTTATCCCCCGTATTGCCATCCCGTGCTGCTGAGCTCGAGAGCAGCAGCATCACGGTGGAGAACCGCTGA
- a CDS encoding flavin reductase family protein produces the protein MSLDLDAKKTLLRKIPHGLFICGVAEGDQVNGFTASWVTQGSFDPPLVVMAVRADSTSNGMIQRTRRFSLNVLAADQKDLAAVFFKPQQAVGGRFDAAPFTTGELGLPILKDALGAVECELVGELAHGDHTVFLGQVKSAVLHRDAAALELSSTGWQYGG, from the coding sequence ATGTCGCTCGATCTCGACGCCAAGAAAACCCTTCTTAGAAAAATTCCCCATGGCTTGTTCATCTGTGGGGTTGCAGAAGGGGATCAAGTCAACGGGTTCACCGCTAGTTGGGTGACTCAGGGATCGTTCGATCCACCCCTCGTGGTGATGGCTGTTCGTGCTGATAGCACCAGCAACGGCATGATTCAACGCACGCGCCGCTTCTCCCTCAATGTGTTGGCAGCCGATCAGAAGGATTTAGCTGCTGTGTTTTTCAAGCCCCAGCAAGCGGTTGGCGGACGCTTTGATGCCGCACCTTTTACAACGGGCGAGCTGGGTTTACCGATCCTGAAGGATGCTCTGGGTGCCGTGGAGTGTGAGCTCGTGGGGGAACTTGCCCATGGTGATCACACCGTGTTTCTTGGTCAAGTGAAATCAGCGGTTCTCCACCGTGATGCTGCTGCTCTCGAGCTCAGCAGCACGGGATGGCAATACGGGGGATAA
- the secF gene encoding protein translocase subunit SecF: MAVSSPTGQERPLRFPLSRQRRKVWLISVIVLSLSALGLVLSWTNPQIRSPLRPGLDFTGGTKIQLERLCKDNCQDIRAIDIQQTLGSLTLPAEGRDQDANTLPNLASARVQLLDRGESVVLRMPALTASQGQAVIEAVEPIAGPFEVGGQSVDTIGPSLGGQLLRSSLISLLVAFAGIALYISIRYDGRYAVLALVALGHDVLIVCGVFAWLGLISGLEVDSLFAVSLLTIAGYSVNDTVVVFDRIRERQREDGDLPLDAQVDRAVSATLTRTIYTSGTTLLPLLGLILFGGSTLFWFAVALAIGVIVGSWSSIALAPSLLSIWPRQGTAGA, translated from the coding sequence ATGGCTGTGTCCTCCCCAACTGGTCAAGAACGCCCTTTGCGTTTTCCTCTGAGTCGACAACGGCGCAAGGTTTGGTTGATCTCCGTGATTGTGCTGTCGCTCAGCGCGCTGGGTTTGGTGCTGAGCTGGACGAATCCTCAGATTCGTTCCCCCTTAAGGCCTGGACTCGATTTCACAGGTGGAACCAAAATCCAGCTCGAGCGCTTGTGCAAAGACAATTGCCAAGACATCAGGGCCATCGATATCCAGCAGACGCTTGGAAGCCTCACGTTGCCTGCTGAAGGTCGTGATCAAGACGCCAACACCCTGCCTAATCTCGCTTCGGCTCGGGTGCAGTTGCTCGACCGAGGTGAATCGGTTGTCTTGCGCATGCCCGCTTTAACCGCCTCACAGGGGCAGGCCGTGATCGAGGCTGTTGAGCCCATCGCTGGTCCCTTTGAAGTGGGTGGCCAATCGGTTGACACGATTGGCCCCAGTCTTGGTGGTCAGTTGCTGCGCAGCAGCTTGATCTCGTTGCTGGTGGCGTTTGCCGGCATCGCTCTTTACATCAGCATTCGTTACGACGGTCGTTATGCCGTTCTTGCCCTCGTGGCCTTAGGCCATGACGTGTTGATCGTTTGTGGAGTCTTCGCCTGGCTTGGACTGATCAGCGGTTTGGAAGTCGACAGTTTGTTTGCCGTTTCACTCCTCACCATCGCCGGCTACTCCGTGAATGACACCGTGGTGGTGTTTGATCGCATCCGCGAACGACAACGTGAAGACGGTGACCTGCCCCTGGATGCTCAGGTGGATCGTGCCGTTTCCGCGACTCTCACCCGCACGATCTACACCAGTGGCACCACCCTGTTACCCCTTTTGGGTCTGATTCTGTTTGGTGGGTCCACCTTGTTTTGGTTTGCGGTGGCGCTTGCGATTGGCGTGATTGTGGGCAGCTGGTCGAGCATTGCTCTTGCCCCTTCCCTTCTCAGTATTTGGCCAAGACAAGGCACGGCAGGTGCGTGA